TGGTAAACTGCTCAAGAGCAAGGATGCCAACGTCAATGAGTTCGTGCGTTTTGAAGTGGGCGAAGGTATCGAGAAAAAGCAGGAGAACTTTGCCGAGGAAGTTGCGGCGCAGATGCGCGGCCAGTAAGTTATTAACCCGGCACCATAATGGGCTATGTTCAGCCGTGCTGTGCGCGCCTTGCCAAGGGAATAGCCATTGCCTGCGGCGCGCGCCTTGACAGGGAAGATGCCTGAGGCTCTGAACATGACCTATTAGGGCGCCGGGTTAATATTGACCCGGCAACTGCTCTCTGCGTTGCCCTGCCTTCCGCATCCGGAATTGAGCAGAGGTTTCCTGAGGCCAAGTGGCGCGAACAGCAGGCTGTTCGCGCCATTTTTTTGCCTGCCAGCGGGATAAATGGCGGATTTTCGCTACACAAGGCGAATGGCTGTTGATACTATTCGTGTCCAGTTGATCCCTCACATTTATACCTGGAGTTCGAAAAACCATGCCAGATGGAGCGCTAGTGTATCGCAGGGTGCTGCTGAAACTCAGTGGCGAAGCCCTTATGGGCGACGGAGACTTTGGTATTGATCCAAAGGTTCTGGATCGCACCGCCGGGGAGATTGCAGCGCTGGCCGCCAGGGGGCATGAACTGGCCATTGTTATCGGTGGCGGCAATATTTTCCGCGGTGCGGGCCTGGCGGGCGGCGGTATGGACAGGGTGACGGGAGACCATATGGGCATGCTGGCCACGGTAATCAACTCCCTGGCCATGGGCGATGCACTGCGCAAGAAAGGCGTGGATGCCCGGGTGTTGTCTTCCCTGGATATGAATCAGGTATGTGAACCCTATGCCCGCTACCGTGCCATGGAACATTTGGACAAGGGCAGGGTGGTCATACTTTCTGCGGGCACCGGCAGCCCCTTCTTCACCACTGATTCGGCGGCCAGCCTGCGCGCCATAGAGGTCAAGGCGGATTTACTCATCAAGGCCACCAAGGTGGATGGTGTCTATTCCGCCGATCCCATGAAAGATGCTGCGGCCATCTTCTATTCCAGCCTCAGCTACGACAAGGCCCTGGCGGACAAACTCGGGGTCATGGATGCCACTGCATTGATCCTGTGCCGGGATCACGACATGCCCTTGCGGGTCATGAACATCAACCAGGAAGGTGCACTGGCCCGCCTGCTTGCGGGAGAAGATATTGGAACACTGGTTAGTACCGGAGAACAAGAATGATTGATGACATTAAAAAGGATGCTGCCGAGCGTATGGACAAAACCGTTCATGCACTGCAGGATTCCCTGGCAAAAGTTCGCACTGGCCGCGCTCACCCGAGTTTGCTGGATCATCTCAGTGTGTCTTATTACGGTGCCGATACGCCCCTGAAGCAGGTGGCCAATATCAACGTGGAAGATGCGCGTACCCTGACGATTCAGCCTTTCGAGCAGGCCATGGTCAAAGCCGTGGAAAAGGCCATCATGGAGTCCGACCTGGGATTGAACCCCAACACGGCAGGCACGGTAATACGTGTGCCCATGCCCCCCCTGACGGAAGAACGCCGCCGGGATCTAACGCGGGTGGTACGTCAGGAAGGTGAGCAGGCCAAAGTGGCTGTGCGCAATATCCGCCGGGATGCCAACGGGGATCTCAAGGACATGGTCAAGGAAAAGCTTATTACAGAAGACGATGAGCGCCGTGGGCATGAGATTATCCAGAAGTTGACCGACCAGCATGTCAAGGAAATCGACGAACTGCTGGAGGCCAAGGAAAAGGATCTGATGGCCGTTTAGCCCGGATAATTCAGCAGACCGCTCCTGATTTTGATCATTCTCCGATATAAACAAAAGCTTATGCCCGTACTGGCCGGGTGGCATATGGTCGCCGTTACGCTATCCGGCTTTTCCCGGGATCTTTTCACCCGGGCTCGCCCGAATCGCCTGCAAGTCGATGAACAGCTTTTGCCGATTCGAACGATCCCTATGAAAGAATCTGCCTGGAGCAGTTTTTCGCGTCAGCCCCGAAGGGGTGAGGCGCAGGGATGCACCGAACAAATCTCTCCGGGAAGATTCCGGATTCCGATGAAATATCCGGGCTAGAAGATGCCATCCAAAGAATCATCCAGGGAGCGGGTTCCCAGACATGTAGCCATCATCATGGATGGCAATGGCCGCTGGGCGCAGAACCGGGGCAAACCCCGTCATGCCGGCCATCGCGCGGGCGTGGAAACGGTCCGCCAGGTAATGGAGGTCTGTGGCCAGCAGGGCGTGCGCATTCTGACCCTGTTTGCATTCTCCAGCGAAAACTGGCGCCGTCCCAAGAAAGAGGTGAAGATGCTCATGGAGCTGTTCTTCACTGCCCTGAACCGCGAGGTACGGCGCCTGAAAAAACGCAATGTGCGCTTGCGCGTCATCGGCGATACCAGCGCCTTTTCCGACAAGCTGCAGAGGCTGATTCACGAAAGCGAGCGGGTCACGGCAGACAATGATGGGCTGCTGCTTCAGATAGCGGCCAACTATGGCGGACGCTGGGATGTCACCCAGGCGGCACGCCAGCTGGCCAGCCGGGTGGCCCGGGGCGAGCTACAACCTGAACAGATCACGGAAGATGCGCTGGCGGCCTGCCTGTCTTTTTCGGATGTTCCCGATCCTGATCTTTTTATCCGCACCGGTGGTGAAATGCGCATCAGCAATTTCCTTCTCTGGCAATGCGCCTATACGGAACTGTGGTTCTGCGACACCCTGTGGCCGGATTTTGGCAAGGAGGATCTGCTCCAGGCGTTCCGGGACTATGCCGGGCGCCAGCGCCGTTTCGGGAAGACTGCCGAGCAGGTGGAAGGCTGATGCTCAAAACCCGCTTGCTCACTGCGCTGTTGCTGGTGCCCCTGGTCTTCTGGGGCGTGCTGGGTTTGCCCAACGCATGGTTTGCCCTGTTTTTGGGGGGTGTCGTACTGGGCGCCGTGTGGGAACTGGGAAATCTTTGTGGTCTTCAGAACCTGTGGCAGCGGCTGGCGGTGGTGATCATTGCCGCAACTGTCCTTTGGTTCGCGTTCCCCATGAGATCCAGTGTCTGGGTGATCAGCCTGATCCAGGCGCTTGCCGTCGGTTGGTTGATCAATCTTCTGGTGTTGCTCTCGGGGCGGGTCGTTCCCCGGGAAAAGCAGGCTTTCCGCCCCCTGTTTCTGCTGGTGGGGCTGGTCGCTCTGTCCGGCGTCTGGCTGGCCATGGTGCGTCTGCATGGCATGGCCGGGTACGGGCCGCAGCTCATGATGTTTTTCCTGCTGTTGATCTGGGTGGCGGATTCCGGCGCCTACTTTGCGGGCAGAACCTTTGGCCGGCGCAAACTGGCGCCGCATATCAGCCCCGGCAAGACGATC
This sequence is a window from Thiolapillus brandeum. Protein-coding genes within it:
- a CDS encoding phosphatidate cytidylyltransferase: MLKTRLLTALLLVPLVFWGVLGLPNAWFALFLGGVVLGAVWELGNLCGLQNLWQRLAVVIIAATVLWFAFPMRSSVWVISLIQALAVGWLINLLVLLSGRVVPREKQAFRPLFLLVGLVALSGVWLAMVRLHGMAGYGPQLMMFFLLLIWVADSGAYFAGRTFGRRKLAPHISPGKTIEGVLGALAGSLFCGLVLAWLHWLPVSWWKLVLICLSTVLVSVGGDLWESVLKRERGMKDSGNILPGHGGVLDRIDSQIAAGPWFVATLMYVGVPL
- a CDS encoding isoprenyl transferase, encoding MPSKESSRERVPRHVAIIMDGNGRWAQNRGKPRHAGHRAGVETVRQVMEVCGQQGVRILTLFAFSSENWRRPKKEVKMLMELFFTALNREVRRLKKRNVRLRVIGDTSAFSDKLQRLIHESERVTADNDGLLLQIAANYGGRWDVTQAARQLASRVARGELQPEQITEDALAACLSFSDVPDPDLFIRTGGEMRISNFLLWQCAYTELWFCDTLWPDFGKEDLLQAFRDYAGRQRRFGKTAEQVEG
- the pyrH gene encoding UMP kinase, which encodes MPDGALVYRRVLLKLSGEALMGDGDFGIDPKVLDRTAGEIAALAARGHELAIVIGGGNIFRGAGLAGGGMDRVTGDHMGMLATVINSLAMGDALRKKGVDARVLSSLDMNQVCEPYARYRAMEHLDKGRVVILSAGTGSPFFTTDSAASLRAIEVKADLLIKATKVDGVYSADPMKDAAAIFYSSLSYDKALADKLGVMDATALILCRDHDMPLRVMNINQEGALARLLAGEDIGTLVSTGEQE
- the frr gene encoding ribosome recycling factor; this translates as MIDDIKKDAAERMDKTVHALQDSLAKVRTGRAHPSLLDHLSVSYYGADTPLKQVANINVEDARTLTIQPFEQAMVKAVEKAIMESDLGLNPNTAGTVIRVPMPPLTEERRRDLTRVVRQEGEQAKVAVRNIRRDANGDLKDMVKEKLITEDDERRGHEIIQKLTDQHVKEIDELLEAKEKDLMAV